In Epinephelus fuscoguttatus linkage group LG6, E.fuscoguttatus.final_Chr_v1, the DNA window TATGGTCTAGCTTTCAAATAAATCTTAAATCTTATTTTTAATAGTACTCTACATAATAAATGGAAACAGTTAAATTATGGAATCTCAActaataaactgtaaaaatgttacaaatactcTGTAAACAATCTGTGGGTCGACTATCAAAATAATGTGTTACCTAAAGTGCACAAATTGAAAGCCTGCCACCTGCACTTTAGCACCAGCTGAAACTCATTAATTCAACCTATAATGtcctaaaaacagagtttaaccACTACAAATGGATTTTAGATGCGTCACATTTTTAGGTGTAATACAACAGCCTTGTGTCCTTCTCTGTAACTCTTCAATTGGAATAACCCTAATTATTGGAATACAACATGTGGAGGAAGATTGACAGGATGGggcattttttttaaggttCATTCCACTCAACCCCAGCAAGCCAATGAGAGTCCTCCATGAGTGCGCCTCCTCTTGCCACTAAATACTAACATATGGTCTTCACATGCCCGTCCTCTAGGAACAAAACATCTGTAATTTCAAACATGTTTGGACAAACATTTTTTATCCCTAACAGTtatgtatgtgttgttttgtatttgggTTGCATAGTGAAGTAGGGAAGCTGTtaagtttgcaaaaaaaaaaaaatcaaggtatATGTATTTTAGATATGGCATTTATTGTAAGCATCACAGTCAGTTGCATTGAACTGACTGTGAATTAAGCAATGATGAGGTCTGATCAGACCTGTGATATATTGATGTTTTTCCCAACTAATCATTGTGCAAAAGTGCAACGTGCATCAatactccctcctcctcctcctcttcctccccctcctccttctcctcttcctcctctcctcctccaatATCTCCTCCTTACTGGTGGGTGTGGATTTAGAAACGTCCTTCTCTTTAAAATTCAGAGGCTCTTTGTAAATTTCATTCTGACAGTCAGGTCAGGCTACAAGGAGCAAGATGGTGAGTTACCTTTCACAGCTGAGTCATTTTAGATGGATGATTTTTGTTACCTGTGATAAGGAGACCTTTGTCAGTGTACCTGAGCATGGCCGTTCTTTTTCTTGGTATTGTAATGACTTTAAGATGTGCTTTTTTGATTACAGACAACATACACAGATAAAGGTGAAAAGGTAGGTAACCTAATCATATGCATTGTACTACTGAACAAAGGTTAATAAGTGATGTTGCAGTTATTGGTGTTAATTTTGCTACATACTGTCTTTCCCTTTTTCTTAACTAATTAACTTGCTGCGACAAAAGCTTAAAAGTAAATCTTCCACCCATGATCATTATTTCTTCTTGTCTTTAGCATGAGCAGGGCAGATTCCTCTGCTTTGATCACCTTACATTCTGGGTTGGAAATGCAAAACAGGTAAGTGAACTCctaacttttttaaaataattattattttcaaatgtattggTTTTTAACCAACTTTTCACACAGGTAGAGGGGTAGACTGTACATTCAGCAAGGCTATTGGTTCCCCAGAGGGGTGGAGGGGACACAGCTTGTAAAAACCCCAGACCACATACTAAATTTCCCACAGCACAAGTTGTGTCAGGCCTCAACATTCACCAGGAGATGGAGCTGTCAGAGAGTTTGAGGCCaacctgtttcctgtttaattCACTGTACCTTCACTGTGATTTTCTGCTGACTAAAAATCATTGTCTTCAACAGGCTGCATCATATTACTGTAACAAGCTGGGATTTGAGCCTTTCGTCTACCAGGGTTTGGAGACTGGCAGTCGTGAAGTGGTGTCTCATGTAGTCAAACAAGGCAAGGTAAACGATCCTCAGTCCGGAAGTAACAGTACACGTCATCCTTAAGACCAGAGCAGTGAGAAAATCACAATAACAAAACTGGCAAACACTGTTCTGTGCAAGTTGAATTGGCATTTGACTTTTAGTGAGTATACTTAATAGAAATTAGTTTAACCCAATTTCATTACTGATCTCATAATGTACAGTTTAATTGACCAATGTGGATTATAATGctagctgtcaaataaataactaaatataaTACATAACTATACTGGACTCAAACGGTTTCTTTGTACAGAGTGAATCAAATGATAGAGGAGGAGTCAATGTTTTCAATTTGTGTTTCACAGATCATTTATGTGTTCTCATCTGCCCTCAATCCTGGAAACAAAGGTACAGTACTTATCAGAAGCTGGCTCCTCTATATTTTCAAGTAAAAAACAATGACTCAAAAAAcagttataaaaaaataaaataactgtaattttaaagttttacatgaatttttcacaatttatcTGGCATTCACAAGTAAAATCATTTTGAAGATTTTACAATTTCCAGGAATAAAATTATACATACATTGGTTTGAGACTTCAAAAAGGAGAGATGTCACAATGCAGATCACTGGATTTTAATTCTTGCACGTATTTTGGGAGACTATCTACAAGATTTTTATTAATTATACTttaatttcatgattttttacCTCACTATTTTATTGTTTCAAGTAAAACTTGTATGCATTTTTAtgtctaaaatacatttttacaccTTAAATATCCTGCTGGAAGAACACTGAGCTCCTGTCATTATGTCCTTattatcaataaaaacaactgcataAAGATATTCCTGATATATCCTGACATGCTTTCGTCAAATAATAGTAGTGTGCACAGTACTAATGTACATCGCGGAAATATTACTATGTCATTCCTATAGATTTGGCAAAGTTCAATTAATAAAACAtacagaaatacatttaaatcattACTTCATACATTTATAGTGTTTAAGATGAACAAAGCATAATTGACTTTGTGTGGCTAAAGATTTTTTCTCATCTTTTCTCAGAGATGGGAGATCATTTGGTCAAGCATGGGGATGGAGTGAAGGATATTGCATTTACAGTGCAGGACTGTGATTTCCTTGTGCAGGTAAAATAACAGGGTTTCATTTAAATGTGCATTCTCAGCTATTTCCTAACTCACTATTCACTTTTGAGGTTACATTTATTTGCTGTATGAAATCTGCTGGATTCATGTTTTCACTTACCATATATCCTGATTCACAGAAagccagagagagaggtgcagtCATTGTAAAGGAGCCCTACACCCTGGAGGACAAGTATGGTAAAGTCAGGCTGGCCGTGCTTCAAACGGTAAGACAAGTCACTCAGTATGAATTTGCATTGATTATTTTAGTCACTATTTTGATttagcacatttaaaatgtcCTACATTGTACACTTGCCTTTGATTGCTGCAGTATggtgacaccacacacacatttgtggaGAGGAGCGGATACAGTGGGTTGTTTCTGCCAGGCTTTCAACCCCCTATATTCAAGGATCCTTCATTAGCCAAACTGTAAGCGTACATATGTCGTTATTATGTTTATAAGGTGATCAAGTCAGAAGAATAACTATATGTCTGTATGCTCCTGTTCTCCCACACAGGCCAAGTGGACACCTGAACTTCATTGATCACGTTGTGGGAAACCAACCAGATGATGAGATGGTTCCAGTGGTGGAGTGGTAATGGACTTTACTATTTCTTGTAGTGTTTAGAGGCTTGCAACACACTTGCtcttcatgtctctgtgtcACGATCGAAGGGTGTCTGATTCTTACAtaactctgtttttctttttctttttggcacAAGTTAGTGATCAGCATGACTTTGCGTTTTTTAAGTGGGTCTCCAGTAGATTTCCACATCTGGATCTTGTTTTTACCCCATTATCTGGCCATGAAAAGGCGGGGAAAGGCAGCTCTCTAATTGAGCAAGCTCATTGGTTGATCCTGGAAAGAGGGGTGTAACACAGGCTGGAGGTTCTTTGGGGAGAGGAACCACATGGAGCCGGCTCATTAATCAAAAAGTcacttttttatgtttattagGCCGCAATTCTTCGATTCTCATGTAGCTCATGAAATAATAGTAGCATCAGTTCGAggcatgaaaacaaaagaaatcttgTGCTGGCTGTGCACTGAGGAAAAAAACTAAGCATTTAAAATGATTCAACATGGGGAATGTTAACACTACAAGAGACACTTTATGAGTGTTTGGCCCACCATGTTGTTTGAACTTGATCTCTGGTTCGTGCTCTAACAGGTATCAAAGAAACCTTCTCTTTCACCGCTTCTGGTCAGTGGATGACAAGCAGCTTCAGACAGAGTTTAGTGCCTTACGCTCCATTGTTGTGGCAAACTATGAGGAGACTGTGAAGATGCCCATCAACGAGCCTGCCATGGGAAAGAGAAAGTCTCAAATCCAGGTATGTTCTTTACACTCTAACAGATGCATGGACTCCAAACAATTCACTTGTGCATAAACTATTCAACAACATTTATCCTTGTCCTACAATGTCACTCACAGGAGTATGTGGAGTACTATGGAGGACCTGGAGTGCAGCATATAGCCATGAACACATCTGATATCATTACTGCAGTAAGTCTACAAAACGATTTGGCTTTGTATGTAGATGCCCAAAAGCAATGACAatataaccctaaccctaatccTAATGCTCTGATGAATCCCTGTTTTCCAGATTCGTAACCTAAAGGAGCGTGGGATGGAGTTTATGAGTGTGCCAGACACCTACTACGACCAGCTGAGGGAGAACTTGAAACACTCAAAGGTCAAAATCTCAGAGGACCTGGATGTTCTGCAGGTCAGAACTAAGATCATACTTCAACTATTCCAATAATGTTACCTCAACTTATATATCAGCCCATACTGAGTACTAATCtgaaagcatttaaaaaaatttaacagGTGTATACTAACTCTATATGGATGTGAAATGACTGTCATAATTGTTGTCTGGCATGGCTTAGGTTAAGCCCTAAACCGGTGGGATTTTGCTGTGTAAAGTATTGCCaaattgctgacattttgcCTGCAGTTAACGTTGCACTATTTACCGGATATCAGTTCTTCTTTGCAGCTCTGTAAAAGTAGGTGCCAGTGGCTGCACAGCAGTACTTGCTGTCTAGGTTACTGTTTTAAAGCGGCAAAGAAGAATTGATTTCTGGGAAAACTGCTGTTTCATACAGGTGTGAAGTAACGATCCACTAGTTTAAGCAGTACTGGTGTTTCCTGTACTGATGTCGGTATTGAAACAATTCTAGTATGAAcctcatgttttcatgtttggtTAAAGCAATAACTATATGTATGTCCATATCTAGTAACAGGTGGTGGTGCAGATGCAGTGTAGTGCTTTGGAAGAGCTTTGTCTTTGTCTGCATCAACTGAgtgtataaaaagaaaacatacagagCCAACTATTCAGCTTTACAACCAAATGAAACGTTAATTACAATAGACAAATGTTATCTTGTGATCTCACTCATATCCAGGAGCTGAAGATCTTGGTGGACTATGATGAAAATGGCTATTTACTCCAGATCTTCACCAAGCCGGTTCAGGATCGTCCCACCGTGTTCTTGGAAGTCATTCAGAGACATAACCACCAGGTGAGGACAACCTTGGATACACAACAACTTTTACAAGGAAAGAGAAATTACACAGCACATGCTTCTTTATCTCAATTTAACATCTGTGCTGTGAAGATGATTGACTTTGCTGCCATATCAGTAACTTAAATACATGTTTTATCCACAGGGCTTCGGCGCAGGAAACTTCAAGTCTCTTTTTCAAGCCATCGAAGCAGACCAGCATGCTCGAGGAAATCTGACTGTCCTGACACCAAATGGAGTTTCAAAGGACATGTGATGCCAATGTTAACATAGCTTTAGAGTTTTGGACAGTCTCAGTAACTAAACTTTACTATGCTACTACACTGTCTGTAAAGGGTCCTGCTTACTGTTTCAGAGTATTACAATGTAATAATGTTCTACATCGATGCTCTAATACAATaagaacacacaaaacatgtttagcAAAGTTATTCTTTAATTTTTGTGTGACTTGCATGTTTTATCACAATAACATTTAACTTACATGTCAAAAAAGTATGTCATAATAATCTGTCCTGATGTTGGTGAAAGATCATCTCATGAATTAGTATCAGTTATCAGGAATACATCACAACTTAATAATATTATGCAACACTTTCTCGTATATCTTCTTAAGAAAACCATAATCATTCATACAAGCTTGACTCAAGCAAAACCCCATTTCAGCTctcataaatgaaaacatttaactATACATGTTTGTTATCATTTGGACAATAAGGTCAGCAGacactttattgtaacagtgcCCCTTTGCACGACGTCTGGAGTGCCTGTGTTGTGAATTGACAATTGCAATGTGTGAAACAGTGGTTGCCATGTCTTCATAAACTGTAATGTACaaccaaatgtttgttttaacagTCATTATTAGGTGGCGCATTAGCATTTCATGCCAGACCTCCACTGATAAAGTTCCAAGAagtgctctgttctgttcttgtCCTAAGTGCTGTTTGGGACAGTTTATTAAATCATTATTCACTGAGCAGCACCACCACTCCTCTGCATTTTTATAAGCTGCTGTATAGCTTCCTGTTATTGACTATACAGTTTTTAATAGTATTAAAATGGCTTTTTTGAAACATCTTCAGGGtctgtgtttatattgtacagtaCCTCAGGCAACTTTGGCTCTTGACATAATCAGGACAATTCATAAGAGACTAGTTCAAGGAGCCCCGGCAGCTATCTGCTCCACACAAACAAGGAATCTTGGTCTCCTCAATCGGAAACTTGTAGTCGTATGTGATCTCTTCATTGATGCTTATGGGCTGCCGGGAGTATATCACTATCTTCTTCTGAGACTCCACAGTGATGATCTTTGCATAACAGTTAggctgcaaaacaaaaaggttgtTTTGCATTAGAGAAAAACTACTCtcatctgtagtgctatttatcaatctagattgtttagGTGTGAGTTGCGGAAAGTTGGAGATGTCTGGAACTTTTTGTCACTCCgcatgtggtgctcaaagtggcaaatacatacatttgaaaaactcaacagcaatgtctctttcccaaAATCATGaaccagttactcaagataatccacagaccttgttatgagcagtttcatgtaggaactattttctttctaccaagcTACACCTGACAACCGCATCACCAAGCacaggaaaatgtattttttggcacatttggcCATCTTGTTCCATAATACTCAAGAGAAGGCGGACATCTCGTCAGCTGATATCTCGAACActtagcaactcacaccaaaacaatctagactgctaaatagcaccacaggtaagaggaaaatatggaTTTGATTCTGACATCAATTGTCAACATATTGATCTTATTTAACACTTCAGTTTCCAGACACAGCACTCTTACTCACATTGCAGCTGTGGTTAATAAATCTGGCTAAGTTCCCACATTTTGTAGCATCAATGATGGTGTCCTGATCAACCCGGAATAAATAGCTGCTCCCAATGCCCTCCTCCTCGTATCTCTGCTCCCTCATGTCAGCAATGAcctgaggaaaaagaaaacagatgtgCCTATCCATGTGAGTGTTGTTTATCATTGTCACCCTGCTCACACTCCTGGAAAGTACCCAGAATAACCAGTGGGTCCCAGTGGGCCATTGGTCCAATCAGTGGAAACAAACAGGGGAAAGGCAGCTTGCCTAAAAGCATGTAAGTGACATTTGTTACAAATGGCGGGTGCATTATACAGTATGAATGTATTTCCACGCCTTGTCATTTGTGTGACTTTGTCTTACCTGTCTGATGATTTGGCCCACATACTCAATCACCATCTCGTCTGCTGCGATTGGCTCCATCGCAAACAGGCCCCACTCATGAATATGACTCCGGCTAAAACAAATCCTCTTCTTTCGGAactaatatatataaaatgacaaaacaagacacatgccatttattaacatgtgcCCCAACTACTGCAAATTCTGATGAGACAGTTTACTCCTCTCAGGTCATCACTCAAATTACTGCATTCTACATAACCTCTTCAGTTGAGTGTGCTTATCTTTACTAATAATTCACTTACCTTCAGCTGGTTGAACTTGACCAGGTCGCTATCACAGCTGAAAGAGGACAGCAGCCGACGCTGCTCAGACCTGAAGTCAGATCCGGCACGCAGTGAGGTTGGTTGTTGGGCTGGGATGCACATTCCCTGCTGAAATATATGTTGACATCAAGGAGGTTAAAAAGAAGAGAAGCCACAGCGTCATATTTTGTCATATTCTTGGGGTACAACACATGCCCAGTAAAATCTGATCTGCAGTTGCTAAATGGCTCAATAGCTGGTGCACTATCATGGAACATGAGGATGACTGTTTCGTTTCGCTGAGGCCTCTGCAGTCGGCCTTGGGTTGGAATATGTTTTATATGTGCAATAAAGATATGGGTGAGAATTACAATTCTGCAATTACTGAAAAGGCCTTCAATGAAagacaataaacaaatgttttctaTATAAAAAATTCTATTGTATATCAGCTGCCATCTGTTCGAGTGTACCCAAAAACTTGTCAGGCTGGATGCACCTAAAGAGCTCTGATAAGAGTCAGAGAGCATGTCACAGCCTTCATTTAACAGCCTTGGTTGACACTGAGCACTGAATGGAATAAACTGGGAAATGAGACTTGTCGATACCTGAGTACTTGTAGATGGAAGCTCAGCAGTCAGCTTTGTGTTGTTGAggtatttcattttatcttttctGCTGATTTTGTAGAATCCTTCACTGCGAGCAGAGCCGGTCCTGTGCTTTGGCAACCAGGATCTGAGCTCCTCACTCCCCTCTGTAAGGACTTTGGTCAGTGCATAGCAGTTAAGGATGTCAAGCGCTGAATATGATTTACAGCAAATAAGGTTCCAAAATTATCGGACTTAATTATGTATAAACTGATGTTTCAATAACAGAACTTTCAATTCAAATCAATTTACAGTGTTGGCTGTAAGGGTTTGGACTTTTTTCTAGAATATTAGAATTTAAATATAACATACGTAACATAATACAATTAATCTCGGTCATTTGTTTATGGTTCAGTTACTTAGTTCACCTACTATTGACTCATTTAGATCTAATTTAATTTCAACATGAACCCCAGTTAAAAAGGATATGAGGGTGAGGTATCCACAGGGTGTCACTGATCCAACCAAAGCCATTATCCCGTGCTTGCAGCCTTTCATATGTACACCGCAGCAGCCTCATATCTTCTTCATCTAGGCCCTTCTTCCAAACACTATTAAGTATCCTCTTCTCCTCACAGGGTGTACGCCACCTGTAAGGAtgcctgtgagcggagtgagtGATTCTTTTCAGTGATCTCCGTTGATGAtggttcctcctcctctttaacCTCCTCCAATTTAGTCTCCTTAATAAGgacgtctctgtctctgtcctgttCTCATCATCCAGAAGGCCAGGTACATTCTCCAGCCCCTGCAAGGGCCTCAATCTCCCACCTGAACTGATCATGCCCTTCCCATGATCAGAGTCAGATGAATACTCTGAGAGGCTGCATACAGAGGACACTGAGATGGGGGAGCCTTCTAGAGAATCATTTAAAAGGGGATGTAAGGTCGTcaccatttgtgtttttctcctgtGGACTATGGCTCTATGGGGTAGGATGATGTCTCTCCCAGGAGTCTTTGGGGCTGTGATATATGGATTGCTAGACAGGGATGGCACAGGAGGTGGGCTGCTGACAGTCTGGCACATCATTGTGCTACCCTCTGACATGGTCGTCTCTCTGCCTGGTGTTGCTGGAGCTCTCCCAGAGATGTAGGAGGTCCATCCACATCTATCCTCTCTACCAGGAGTTTTGGGCATATCCTGGTATGATGGGTACGAGGTCAGGGGATCAGAAGGAGCTAGGACGAGCTCAGTGCCTgttggagagagggagaggacttCATCTGCAGAGTCCACACTTTCCAGTTCAGCCACTATCCCCTTGCCTGGTGTCTGTGGtctttccacctcctccacagCTGGGGATGTGGGCTTGCTTCTTATCAGAAGGTCACGGTCGCTGTCCAGCAAGCAGCCAGTAGGAGTGAGGGGCCTCAGGTTTTCTACGTTCCCTGGTGACTCTTCTGTCCATTCAGGGCTCTCCATCTCTACATCAAGGTGTGGCTCCACTGCTACACAGACAAATAACaagaaaatatctttttaaaaaaatcacattttcacCACCATTTTCTCCCCCcagtcatggtccccagaggatgaattgtaataataTTAATCCTCTGACTTTCTTCTATTGCTTGTCCAATACTTACATATACTTAGAATATCTGCTAAAAAATACCTGCAACAATTATGACATCCCCATCAGCCAAAGCTGTAGTTTGTGATTAGTGCTCATTGGCAAATGCTAGCATACTAACAtgctaagatggtgaacatgataAACAATACACAtgctaaacatcaacatgttgaCTCTAAAAAACATTACAATCATGCATTATAATCATGCATCTTGAGGATAAATTCATTATACTTATTTCAAACAATAGCTGCAAATGCCTTTACCGTTGATTTTATTCCCATTAGGGGCCAGAAAATTGGGATATGATAGAAACTTCTTTGAATGCAAATTTAGCATACAATTTTTGTCTGACGTCAAACATTATTAGAGCTGTCGTCATGCTGTAAACTATTTCCATCTACCGCTATACAGCATGCTGGACATACCACCTGGAAGTCCTATGGGTGACGGGGGTCGTAGATGGTCCTGGGGTTCGCTGGTTTGGAGCTCCATCATAATATCCAAGTCACAACAGGCATCTTGTCGACAGGATGCGTACTGGTTCTCAGCAGTTCCCTCCCTATGAAATGGATCTGCCCAGTCCTGCAAGCCCAGCTCCAGCTGAGCACCAGGGGTTAGCGGGGCTGAGGGGGTGACAGGGGGCTCCAGCTCCATCGACTCCTCATCTGATGATACGATTATACACTCACCACTCCCGTCACCGTCTTCCTCCATGTCTTCATCTTCAGGACTGAAGTCAGAGTAGGACGAGTCCTCAAAGCTCTCTGAGGAAATCGAGTCTGAGGTGTTGAAGTCTGATGAGTACTCACCTTCCTCTGAGGAGCTGCTCTCTGAAAAAGTCTCTacaattgaaaaaagaaacaaaaatatttaccTATAGGAACAGAATTATTTTTAAGTGTTCAAAGTCCTTGTCAATGACTTTAACATACCGCTATCTAAGCACTGCACTCCATCACTACTTTGGACGATGTCAGCATCTTCATCATCTGTGTGTTCTTTTGCCAACTCCTTTTCTTCCTCAGGATGATCActgtcatcaccatcatcatgaTCATCTCTGTCACACTAATTAGACAATGAAGAATGAGAATTAATACCTTGTATAGATTTTGCTAAAGTTGTATGAGGACAATTAACTAATTAACTATTTTCAACTCTTTGTAACCCACCATGACCAACGATGCTGCTTATGAAAATACATGCCAGACTTTTATTTCAAGGAACGATTTAATTAATCTCAAAGacatcttttcttttaaaaactgaaattaaatacTGGCTGCACACTATAAGCCTCTTTTTGTAGTTCCACTACTACTTTTTGTGCAAAATCCCTTTTTACCAGAATTTGAATATCATCATCAGCTGGTACAATAGTCTCCACTTTGTCTGAAGTTGTTTCTTCATCTTGAAGTGTGTTATCTTCTTCTTtcccttcatcatcatcactgtcaagCTCATGTGGTCTTGCATGTCTGCGTTTGGCTCTTTCAAGTCTCACTGTGTCATCCTTCTGTTTCACATCTACATGGAAAGACAGCAATACAGTTGATTGAGTTAAAGTCTAGAACCAAAAAGTGTAATTACATTGTAAATTAGGGTTTATTGCCTTAAAAGCACTGACCAGAGCTTTCATGAGTAGAACACGacatattttctgtctcttctgaTGTAGCAGCATCATcagctcttttcttttttacctgcATGACAAtgttattttacattacattacgttgAATGCCAGTGTGCTTCATATTAcagtaaatggaaaaaaacGGAAAAGTTTACCTTGAAGGATGGCAGTGGAGGTTTCCTGCCCTTGCTACTGACATGCATGAGGGGATTTATTAGTTTGTTCCTCTCTTCAACACTTGCGGCTCCACTTTTCAAAGGAGAAACTTgtatcttaaaaataaaacatcaataaCAATGAACCTACTGGCTCCAAAagaacacagatttttttcttcattcatGTGACTTCATTGACCACTGTATGAGATAATAATGGGAGGTAAAGAATTTacctttgttttcttctcttgaCTGTCCCACCAGTCCTCAAACGCCTTGAAAGCGACCCCTTCGATCATTCTACGCATAATGTCCTTCTTAATGATTGACTTCAGTTCTTCCATGATGACTTCTAGAACTTTTTCTACTGTGACCTTATGAGGGTTTTCCCGCACAAGCGGGTAGTCTGGTGGTGGTACAAAGGGGTTAAACCTGGGAAAAGGTGGGGTGGGCCAGGGTGGTCGAGGGAATGGTAAAGGTGCAAGGCCATGCCTTGGAGGATTCCCTTTATCCAAAGGACCTGGCGGCTGCATGGGCAAGGGGTATGTGTGCACAAGGGGTGGAACAGAAGGTGGCACCAATGGTGGAGGGGGTCCAAGAAAAGTTGGTGGGGGAGGAATCGAAGGAGGACGTAGAATAGGGGGAGGAGGAATGGGGATGCTGGTATGGTGGCCTGAAGGTGGGATCCAGCCTGGAGGTGGGATGGGGATGGTGCCATTTGGCAGGCGAGGAGGAACAGGTGGAAGAGCTGGGGgaaagggaggaggggggaaagGGAAAGGGGTGACTGGTGGGTGGGAGCACCCAGATTTAATAGCAGGAGGAGTTTTGGGGGTAGGGAGTTGAGTGGTGCTGTTGAGAGAAGAAAAGGATGGAGACAGGAGAAGGGGGGCAATCTGTTTTGCGGGTGTCAGAGCTCTAGGCAGTCTGTTATTTGAGTGCTCCTTATCTTCATTTGCTGTATGATACTCCTGAAAAAGACAAGTAATAACTAACTTGAGGCACAACATAAATACCTTTACATAGATATCAACATAATAACTACTACTTTTATTATCAGGATGGTGTACGTAGAGATCA includes these proteins:
- the LOC125890301 gene encoding histone-lysine N-methyltransferase SETD1B-A-like isoform X4, whose protein sequence is MESERQSTERETPPQHWRSCKLIIDPALTKGLYKVYRYDGQQFNIPVEDLGLFPVEAVRDPRICRLWSKCNKTDLLISKFKVDEWYVGPVPPKEVTFSRLNDNVREAFLTHMCSKYGNLEEVEIFYNPKNKKHLGIAKAVFDTVRAAKDAVQYLHQTSVMGNVIHVEIDPKGENRARYLQLLLRGLYTPWTLPVGGSERAIQSSVDTLLRQGSFSSPTSIATPLSLDTAYSSIWQDTPCSFGLTPRSQGTPRTPCLSATPLSQDSCYSSLQATPVLQGEPSTYSVHKPLRQELCHRRPARYHRGSSEVSDVTLILKHCQPQPPHPLPAQIQSGSPRFALWGRSAQSSSPSNTEPSYNLASPCQESRDMVTDTSKTLQRNCNSFSILSINFTADRQAAASPPPDDHPCITELSPSAGNCSSSSPQPEVESLDSRIENLLTNSQITDPSYFDRKTLAADEHSQDSPTSPCSTHTSTFSNDSLVCTKTYDFTTSRQCSYSDLVTINSASLVETEEDETTQAVLFLTRNAQSPSDFTQFENRAHVHNEKEAESVRSFSCLKEYHTANEDKEHSNNRLPRALTPAKQIAPLLLSPSFSSLNSTTQLPTPKTPPAIKSGCSHPPVTPFPFPPPPFPPALPPVPPRLPNGTIPIPPPGWIPPSGHHTSIPIPPPPILRPPSIPPPPTFLGPPPPLVPPSVPPLVHTYPLPMQPPGPLDKGNPPRHGLAPLPFPRPPWPTPPFPRFNPFVPPPDYPLVRENPHKVTVEKVLEVIMEELKSIIKKDIMRRMIEGVAFKAFEDWWDSQEKKTKIQVSPLKSGAASVEERNKLINPLMHVSSKGRKPPLPSFKVKKKRADDAATSEETENMSCSTHESSDVKQKDDTVRLERAKRRHARPHELDSDDDEGKEEDNTLQDEETTSDKVETIVPADDDIQILCDRDDHDDGDDSDHPEEEKELAKEHTDDEDADIVQSSDGVQCLDSETFSESSSSEEGEYSSDFNTSDSISSESFEDSSYSDFSPEDEDMEEDGDGSGECIIVSSDEESMELEPPVTPSAPLTPGAQLELGLQDWADPFHREGTAENQYASCRQDACCDLDIMMELQTSEPQDHLRPPSPIGLPAVEPHLDVEMESPEWTEESPGNVENLRPLTPTGCLLDSDRDLLIRSKPTSPAVEEVERPQTPGKGIVAELESVDSADEVLSLSPTGTELVLAPSDPLTSYPSYQDMPKTPGREDRCGWTSYISGRAPATPGRETTMSEGSTMMCQTVSSPPPVPSLSSNPYITAPKTPGRDIILPHRAIVHRRKTQMVTTLHPLLNDSLEGSPISVSSVCSLSEYSSDSDHGKGMISSGGRLRPLQGLENVPGLLDDENRTETETSLLRRLNWRRLKRRRNHHQRRSLKRITHSAHRHPYRWRTPCEEKRILNSVWKKGLDEEDMRLLRCTYERLQARDNGFGWISDTLWIPHPLTKVLTEGSEELRSWLPKHRTGSARSEGFYKISRKDKMKYLNNTKLTAELPSTSTQGMCIPAQQPTSLRAGSDFRSEQRRLLSSFSCDSDLVKFNQLKFRKKRICFSRSHIHEWGLFAMEPIAADEMVIEYVGQIIRQVIADMREQRYEEEGIGSSYLFRVDQDTIIDATKCGNLARFINHSCNPNCYAKIITVESQKKIVIYSRQPISINEEITYDYKFPIEETKIPCLCGADSCRGSLN